A stretch of Prunus dulcis chromosome 6, ALMONDv2, whole genome shotgun sequence DNA encodes these proteins:
- the LOC117630380 gene encoding uncharacterized protein LOC117630380, with amino-acid sequence MCKYEGGDSKGLIVPRTIKFAELLDRVHQIGNTNIREDKICLKFSVLVASNEWKHIKIEDDDDVNFFYEVQFRDSSRMGHSSVAIVESNEVTLNNTNVTDLGGEVGTDFMDMIDFSEEENLNPLVNIIGVKWVKKNRYNAVGVKDEEAYLDSGFSRSDWKPKITVGQIFSSKKALLTELRLTALIGHFEFKVQFSCTKRLLVVCCQRPCPWRVRGSRIGEYSFMIVRCTTVHECDLRFVSDKHRQATAALVATSLKRKLKDCRTIYTPSDIMRDVKHNFGCTIHYSKAWKARELALLSIRGSAEEAYYILPAYCYELERMNPGTKTDIRTDENNHFVYLFMAFGACIRGFRSSMRPVIAVDATHLKSKYKGVMFVANAFDGNRNIYPLSFGIGDLETDASWHWFFTKLHEAIGECPNLVIISDRNVSIENVWNKIFPTAQHGICFYHMKGNMKRTFKLKKRDHILMHFEKAAKSYSIAEFDCHFRKIKRKEHVAQYLEEAGLHKWSRAHMDGRRYNVMTTNIEESINSVLRFARMLPVVHLIGEIVNLLVKWLEDAARMNVVKVNNAQYNILDGDMDGLVDLTNNSCSCRKFQLEQLPCKHVVAVCRFLKVSVYAKASRYYTRKTWMDAYSDSIYPVQPHGMWDTPEDVRSRVVLPPMARVMPGR; translated from the exons ATGTGCAAATACGAAGGGGGTGACTCAAAAGGCTTAATAGTTCCACGGACCATCAAATTTGCTGAACTGTTGGACCGTGTGCATCAGATTGGTAATACAAACATAAGGGAAGACAAGATTTGCTTAAAATTCTCAGTTTTGGTGGCCTCGAATGAGTGGAAGCACATAAAGATTgaggacgatgatgatgtcaattttttttatgaagtacaATTCCGAG ATAGTAGTCGGATGGGTCATTCTTCAGTTGCCATtgttgaaagcaatgaagTAACTTTGAATAATACAAATGTCACTGATTTGGGAGGTGAAGTAGGGACAGATTTTATGgatatgattgattttagcgag GAGGAGAATCTGAACCCACTCGTCAACATTATTGGAGTcaaatgggtgaaaaaaaatcgGTATAATGCAGTCGGtgtaaaagatgaagaagcatATTTGGACAGCGGGTTTTCACGAAGCGATTGGAAACCGAAAATTACAGTTGGGcaaattttctctagtaaGAAAGCATTGTTGACGGAGTTACGGTTGACGGCATTAATAGGCCACTTTGAATTTAAGGTGCAATTCTCTTGCACTAAGaggttgcttgtggtttgttGTCAACGTCCATGCCCATGGCGGGTCCGAGGATCGAGAATTGGAGAATACAGCTTCATGATTGTGAGGTGTACAACTGTCCATGAATGTGATTTGAGGTTTGTAAGTGACAAGCATCGTCAAGCAACCGCAGCACTTGTAGCCACTTCACTTAAAAGGAAGTTGAAGGATTGTCGGACAATATACACACCAAGTGACATTATGAGAGATGTGAAACACAACTTTGGTTGCACCATCCATTATTCAAAAGCTTGGAAAGCAAGGGAGTTAGCTCTATTGTCCATTAGAGGATCAGCAGAGGAGGcatattatatccttccagctTATTGCTATGAATTGGAGCGTATGAATCCCGGCACAAAAACAGACATCCGAACTGATGAGAACAATCactttgtgtatttatttatggcgTTTGGCGCATGTATTAGAGGGTTCCGTTCTTCCATGCGCCCAGTTATAGCCGTGGATGCCACTCATTTAAAATCCAAGTACAAGGGTGTTATGTTTGTAGCAAATGCATTCGATGGTAATCGAAATATATATCCTCTTTCttttgggatcggggatttggAGACGGATGCATCATGGCATTGGTTTTTCACTAAACTTCATGAAGCCATTGGTGAGTGTCCCAATCTTGTTATTATTTCTGATCGCAATGTTAGCATAGAGAATGTGTGGAACAAAATTTTTCCAACTGCACAACATGGCATATGCTTTTATCATATGAAGGGGAACATGAAACGcactttcaagttgaaaaagcGTGATCACATACTTATGCACTTTGAGAAGGCTGCGAAATCTTATTCCATTGCTGAATTTGATTGTCATTTTCGCAAGATCAAGCGAAAGGAACATGTTGCTCAATATCTTGAAGAGGCAGGGTTACATAAGTGGTCTAGAGCTCACATGGATGGACGCCGCTACAATGTAATGACAACAAATATTGAGGAGTCAATCAACTCAGTCCTTAGGTTTGCAAGAATGCTGCCAGTGGTTCATTTGATAGGGGAAATTGTTAATCTCCTTGTGAAATG GTTGGAGGATGCTGCAAGGATGAATGTGGTTAAAGTTAATAATGCACAGTATAATATTTTGGACGGTGATATGGACGGCCTCGTAGATTTGACGAACAACAGTTGTAGTTGTAGAAAGTTTCAGCTTGAGCAGCTACCTTGCAAGCATGTAGTTGCAGTTTGTCGCTTCTTGAAAGTAAGTGTATATGCAAAGGCTTCTCGGTATTACACTCGGAAAACCTGGATGGATGCTTATTCGGATAGCATCTACCCGGTACAACCTCACGGAATGTGGGATACTCCTGAAGATGTTCGAAGTCGAGTTGTGCTGCCTCCCATGGCAAGGGTCATGCCAGGCAGATGA